The Macaca fascicularis isolate 582-1 chromosome 1, T2T-MFA8v1.1 genome includes a window with the following:
- the TAS1R1 gene encoding taste receptor type 1 member 1, protein MLLCTACLVGLQLLISCCWAFACHSTEPSPDFTLPGDYLLAGLFPLHSGCLQVRHRPEVTLCDRTGSFNEHGYHLFQAMRLGVEEINNSTTLLPNVTLGYQLYDVCSDSANVYATLSVLSLPGPRHIELQGDLLCYSPKVLAVIGPDTTNRAATTAALLSPFLMPLISYGASSETLSVKRQYPSFLRTIPNDKYQVETMVLLLQRFGWTWISLVGSSGDYGQLGVQALEKQATDQGICIAFKDIVPFSAQVGDQRMQRLMRHLAQATATVVVVFSNRLLARVFFESVVLANLTGKVWVASEAWVLSRHITGVPGIQRIGTVLGVAIQKRTVPGLKAFEEAYARADKGAPRPCHKSSCCSSNQVCRECEAFTAHTMPKLKGFSMSSAYNAYRAVYAVAHGLHQLLGCASGVCSRGRVYPWQLLEQIHKVNFLLHKDTVMFNDNGDPLSSYNIIAWDWSGPKWTFTVLGSSTWSPVQLDINETKIQWHGKDNQVPKSVCSSDCLEGHQRVVTGFHPCCFECVPCGAGTFLNKSDLYRCQPCGKEEWAPEGSQTCFPRTVVFLACQEHTSWVLLAANTLLLLLLLGTAGLFAWHLDTPVVRSAGGRLCFLMLGSLAAGSGSLYGFFGEPTRPACLLRQALFALGFTIFLSCLTVRSFQLIIIFKFSAKAPTFYRVWVQNHGAGLFVMISSAAQLLICLTWLVVWTPLPTREYQRFPHLVMLECTEANSLGFILAFLYNGLLSISAFACSYLGKDLPENYNEAKCVTFSLLFNFMSWIAFFTTASVYDGKYLPAVNMLAGLSSLSSGFGGYFLPKCYVILCRPDLNSTEHFQASIQDYTRHRGST, encoded by the exons GACTGGTAGCTTCAATGAGCATGGCTACCACCTCTTCCAGGCTATGCGGCTTGGGGTTGAGGAGATAAACAACTCCACGACACTGCTGCCCAACGTCACCCTGGGGTACCAGCTGTATGATGTGTGCTCTGACTCTGCCAATGTGTACGCCACGCTGAGCGTGCTCTCCCTACCAGGGCCACGCCACATAGAGCTCCAAGGAGACCTTCTCTGCTATTCTCCTAAGGTGTTGGCGGTGATTGGGCCTGACACCACCAACCGTGCTGCCACCACAGCCGCTCTGCTGAGCCCTTTCCTGATGCCCCTG ATCAGCTATGGGGCCAGCAGCGAGACGCTCAGCGTGAAGCGGCAGTATCCCTCTTTCCTGCGCACCATCCCCAACGACAAGTACCAGGTGGAGACCATGGTGCTGCTGCTGCAGAGGTTCGGGTGGACCTGGATCTCTCTGGTTGGCAGCAGTGGCGACTATGGGCAGCTAGGGGTGCAGGCACTGGAGAAGCAGGCCACTGATCAGGGGATCTGCATTGCTTTCAAGGACATCGTGCCCTTCTCTGCCCAGGTAGGCGATCAGAGGATGCAGCGCCTGATGCGCCACCTGGCCCAGGCCACGGCCACCGTTGTGGTCGTTTTTTCCAACCGGCTGTTGGCCAGGGTGTTTTTCGAGTCCGTGGTGCTAGCCAACCTGACTGGCAAGGTGTGGGTCGCCTCAGAGGCCTGGGTCCTCTCCAGGCACATCACTGGGGTGCCCGGGATCCAGCGCATTGGGACGGTGCTGGGCGTGGCCATCCAGAAGAGGACTGTCCCTGGCCTGAAGGCATTTGAAGAAGCCTATGCCCGGGCAGACAAGGGAGCCCCTAGGCCTTGCCACAAGAGCTCCTGCTGCAGCAGCAATCAGGTCTGCAGAGAATGTGAAGCTTTCACGGCACACACGATGCCCAAGCTCAAAGGCTTCTCCATGAGTTCTGCCTACAACGCGTACCGGGCTGTGTATGCAGTGGCCCATGGCCTCCACCAGCTCCTGGGCTGTGCCTCTGGAGTTTGTTCCAGGGGCCGAGTCTACCCCTGGCAG CTTTTGGAGCAGATCCACAAGGTGAATTTCCTTCTACACAAGGACACTGTAATGTTTAATGACAATGGAGACCCCCTCAGTAGCTATAACATAATTGCCTGGGACTGGAGTGGGCCGAAGTGGACCTTCACAGTCCTCGGTTCCTCCACATGGTCTCCAGTTCAGCTAGACATAAATGAGACCAAAATCCAGTGGCATGGAAAGGACAACCAG GTGCCTAAGTCTGTGTGTTCCAGTGACTGTCTTGAAGGGCACCAGCGAGTGGTTACAGGTTTCCATCCCTGTTGCTTTGAGTGTGTGCCCTGTGGGGCTGGGACCTTCCTTAACAAGAGTG ACCTCTACAGATGCCAGCCTTGTGGGAAAGAAGAGTGGGCACCTGAGGGAAGCCAGACCTGCTTCCCACGCACTGTGGTGTTTTTGGCTTGTCAAGAGCACACCTCTTGGGTGCTGCTGGCAGCTAAcacactgctgctgctgttgctgcttgGGACTGCTGGCCTGTTTGCCTGGCACCTAGACACCCCTGTGGTGAGGTCAGCAGGGGGCCGCCTGTGCTTTCTTATGCTGGGCTCCCTGGCAGCAGGTAGCGGCAGCCTCTATGGCTTCTTTGGGGAGCCCACGAGGCCTGCATGCTTGCTGCGCCAGGCCCTCTTTGCCCTTGGTTTCACCATCTTCCTGTCCTGCCTGACAGTTCGCTCCTTCCAACTAATCATCATCTTCAAGTTTTCCGCCAAGGCACCTACCTTCTACCGCGTCTGGGTCCAAAACCATGGTGCTGGCCTGTTTGTGATGATCAGCTCAGCGGCTCAGCTGCTTATCTGTCTAACTTGGCTGGTGGTGTGGACTCCACTGCCCACTAGGGAATACCAGCGCTTCCCCCATCTGGTGATGCTTGAGTGCACAGAGGCCAACTCCCTGGGCTTCATACTGGCCTTTCTCTACAATGGCCTTCTCTCCATCAGTGCCTTTGCCTGCAGCTACCTGGGCAAGGACTTGCCAGAGAACTACAACGAGGCCAAATGTGTCACCTTCAGCCTGCTCTTCAACTTCATGTCCTGGATCGCCTTCTTCACCACGGCTAGTGTCTACGACGGCAAGTATCTGCCCGCGGTCAACATGCTGGCTGGGCTGAGCAGCCTGAGCAGCGGCTTCGGCGGGTATTTTCTGCCCAAGTGCTACGTGATCCTCTGCCGCCCAGACCTCAACAGCACAGAGCACTTCCAGGCCTCCATTCAGGACTACACGAGGCACCGCGGCTCCACCTGA